Within Butyrivibrio fibrisolvens, the genomic segment GAAAGACTATGTCTCCCAACACCTAGTATTCATCGTTTACTGCGTGGACTACCAGGGTATCTAATCCTGTTTGCTCCCCACGCCTTCGAGCCTCAACGTCAGTTGCTGTCCCGTAAGCCGCCTTCGCCACTGATGTTCTTCCTGATATCTACGCATTTCACTACTACACCAGGAATTCCGCTTACCTCTCCAGTACTCTAGTCTACCAGTTTCCAAAGCAAGCCCACGGTTGAGCCGTGGGGTTTCACTTCAGACTTGATACACCGTCTACGCTCCCTTTACACCCAGTAAATCCGGATAACGCTTGCCCCCTACGTATTACCGCGGCTGCTGGCACGTAGTTAGCCGGGGCTTCTTACTCAGGTACCGTCATCTCCTCTTTCGAGGCCTTTCTTCCCTGCTGATAGAGCTTTACATACCGAAATACTTCTTCACTCACGCGGCGTCGCTGCATCAGGCTTTCGCCCATTGTGCAATATCCCCCACTGCTGCCTCCCGTAGGAGTTTGGGCCGTGTCTCAGTCCCAATGTGGCCGTCCGCCCTCTCAGGCCGGCTACTGATCGTCGCCTTGGTGGGCCGTTACCTCACCAACTAGCTAATCAGACGCGGGTCCATCTCATACCTATAAATATTTTCACACTAGATCATGCGATCCTGTGCGCTTATGCGGTGTTATCAGTCGTTTCCAACTGCTATCCCCCTGTATGAGGCAGGTTACCCACGCGTTACTCACCCGTCCGCCACTAAGTTTAACAAGAATCTGCCGAAGCTTCATCAGCGCTAAACTCCGTTCGACTTGCATGTGTTAGGCACGCCGCCAGCGTTCATCCTGAGCCAGGATCGAACTCTCACTTTAAAATGCGACAAAAATCATAAATGATCTTCTTACGCTTGGAATCACTTCGTGATTCCGAGTTCGCCGGTTCAGACTTATGCTGACTTAATCAGAATAATTCTGCTCCACTGTTATTTCTAACAGCTTGATGGTGGCTAAACCATCAAAAATTTACTTTTGGTTTTTGTTCTTCTGAACATTCTGTTCTTCTTTAAAAGAAGAACTGGAATTTTCAGGGTTGCATTACTGTTAAGTTGTCAAAGTGCTTTTGCATTAAATCTATTCGATTTTTGCACGTTCCGTTTTTTGCGGAACATTTATTATTTTACTCTCTCGCTTTTTTTTTGTCAACTGCTTTTTTTATTTCATATCAGCTCATTCAAGGATGGCTCGATACTATTTATTAAAGCAATCTGCTCGTTATTACACGAGCTCTTTGCGACAGCGAAATTGATTATATGACAGTAATACTCTAACGTCAACAATTATTTTTACGTTTATTTTATATCACAAAAGAGGAAACTATTCATGATCAGCTTCCTCTTTTCACAAATATCACCACTGCATATTATCACTATCATTTATTCTGGTTAAATAATTCAAACTTCGCACTTGCCAAACATACGCCACCCTTTGAGACAGTGCCGATGCTGATAGTTTATAATGCATTTTCATATCTTTTGAAGGTGTTATAAAATTCAGGAGCATGAGATATGAATTTTTATATTCTTCTTAGGGTCTGCATGTCTGAGCGAAGTGAGTTTCAGACCCTAGAATATAAAAATCCAGATATCATGCCCTGAATTATAACACCTTCAAGATATGAAAATGCATTATAAACTATCAGCATCGGCACTGTCTCAAAGGGTGGCGTATGTTTGGCAAGTGCGAAGTTTCAGTCAAATTATTTTTTACTCCAGTTTTATTATACCAATCTCATTATTCCAGCTTTATTGTATAAGTCTTACCATTGATAGCCGCAGTTACTGTTATGTCGCTTATGGATGAGGCCTGTGATGATGGAATCACAACCAGAAGCACAAGCTGTTCTTCCGATCCGGATGATACTGTTCCTACATAGCTGCTAAGGTCATTTATAAGCATTGTAACTTTTGTGTATCCTACATTCTGCCCGTTTACACTTACTTTAAAAGTCGCATTTCTGTTGAGTATATTAAGTGATATCGCTGATGAAGTAGGATTACTAAGCCCAAAGTTAAGAACTAGTATTTTTTCTCCATCTCCTGCTACTACACCGCCTTGTGCACTCGATGAAGGATAGGCATTCATAACCGAATAACCGTTAAATGAAAGTTTAAGACCACCAAGTTCAGAATCCAGATCAGATAGGTCATCATCCGCAGCCGCTGTTTCTACTGTATTTTGCAGATCAGACCCGCTGTCATCCTGGTCCGTTCCTTTGTCAGATCCGTCATCATTTCCCTGACCACCAGATACATCTATAGAAACATCTGTACTGCTGTCTGTATCAGTATTATCGTCTTCTATACCTGCAACAATGTTATCATCTCCTGATTCAGGAACATCAATATCACTTCCTGTCTGGTCAATATTATCAGCATCAGGATCATCCGCTTCTGTATTACCTGCATCAACCACTTCTGTAGTCTGCCCTTCACCAGCCTCAATCGCCATGTCGGCAAAAGCATTGGTAGTATCCACTGTCTTTTTTTCATCATAGTAAGGACCTTTATCAGAATTCTTGATAGCCACATAAGTCAGATCATCCACTACATTGTACGAATACTTCATAAGAAGCTCTGCTGCATAGGTTGTCACTTGATCGTATTCCTCTTTGTTCTCTTCTTTTGAGATGGGAATCGTATCATCTGTTGCGCATGCAGACATAAACAGAGAAACCGATGGAATTATTATGATCAATGATATTTTGGACAATAATCTCTTCATTTTCTTGTTCCTACTTTCATGAGCTATCACAACTTTTGTTCAGGTACCAATGTTTTCAGTAATGCCAAATCTTATGGTTAATATTTCATACTGCCTTCTGTAGTGTCTTACTCATATCTGATCAAATCATGAACATGTCTAGCAGGTCTCAAGCTCAAACCAGAATTCAACACCTTTTTCGCAATTCACAACTCCATATCTTTGTCCCATTGAGTCCATGATAGCTTTCACTATCGACAGACCCACGCCGCTTCCGCCGTATTCTCTGGTTCTTGCTTTATCAACTTTATAAAACTTCTCCCAGAGATGTTCAATACTATCTTGAGGAATTGGATCTCCAGTATTATAGACGGACACCCTAACTACTCCGTCACCTTTTTTGAATTTTATCTTTATTATCCTGTCTCCATCTATATGGTTTAGAGCATTGCTGTAATAGTTCTGAAGTACCTCCTCTACCTTGAATTCATCTGCCCAGACATATATCGGTTCAGAATCCTCTATCTGCACAGTGACATCTTTCTGCTTCGCTAATATATCGGCTGATTTGAGATAATTCTGAATAACCGCTACTATATCAAAGCGTTCAAGATTATAATTGTTCTTGCCAAATTCCAGCTCATTGAGCGTCATAAGCTGTTTGACCATCTTATTCATCTTGCCCGCTTCATCTACAATTACATCGCAGTAAAACTCCCTGCTTTCAGGATCATCATCTGCTATTCCATCCTGCAGTCCTTCTGCATATCCTTGGATCAGTGCAATAGGAGTCTTGAGCTCGTGAGAAACATTTGCAAGAAATTCACTCCTCATCTTGTCTATCTTTTCTTTGGTTTCAATATCTTTTTTCAGTTCCAGGTTAGCTGTCTTCAATTCACGTATCGTTTTTTCAAGCGTTTCCGAAAGTTCGTTTATATTTTCTCCCAGAAGATCAAGCTCATTTTTATGTTTGCTCGTATATTTTGCATCGAAATCCAGTTCCTTCATCCTATTTGAGATTTCAGTAAGTTTACTGATTGGTTTAGTGATCCTTCTTGCCAGAAAAAAAGATAATAACGCCCCGATCAAAAGAATTCCTATCGCTACATAAGTCATAAAAGTATTGGAAATTCGTACACTGTCTTTAATTCCTTCCAGCGCACTTCTTATCATGAATACATTTCCATTATCCAAAAAGCCGAACATTTCCATATAATCAGTATCTGTTCTTGCATCTGTGTCTATTTGGAGAATATAATCGTCTTTTTGAATCAGTATCGTCGGATTATCACTATATTCAGATAACCCCAGCATGTTAGCCCATAGTTTTTTCTGAAGATAAAAATAATCAGGAGATGACGATTTTACGATGTTCGAATTTTCGTCCGCAACGATAACATCAATGTTATAGCGTTCACATATCCTCATCAGTTCTATGTTAAAAGAATCCGAGGTAATGTCCCCTGAATTCATCGCATCATTGACGCTTTCATAAGCTATAGTTATTACATTAGCTTTATCATTTATATAATATTTTTCAAGTAATATATTATTAAAAAGCAAAACGCCGCCCACCATGCCTATTAAAAGTACTGCAAAGATAAGCATGAAGTCACGGCGAAGCGGTCTTTTTATTTTGTTTTTGTTATTATCACTCATAATAACTATACCTCAAACTTATATCCCATCCCCCAAATAGTCTTTATCATGTCACCTTTATCTCCTAGTTTTGCTCTTAGTTTTTTTACATGAGTATCTATGGTTCTTGCATCACCGAAGTAGTCATAATTCCAAACATTATTCAGAATATTTTCTCTCGAAAGTGCGATTCCTTTATTCTCAAGGAAATAAGTAAGCAGTTCAAACTCCTTAAAAGATAGTTCAATAGGGGTACCATCGATAGAAGCAATATGAGCAGATTTATTGATAACGATACCGCCTTCTTCGATAGAATCTTCATTAGACGTCTGAGAGCTTCTTCTAAGTATAGCCGAAACTCTGGCAACGAGAATCTTAGGGCTAAATGGTTTAGATATATATTCATCCACTCCAAGTTCAAATCCCTGAAGCTCATCTCTTTCATCAGACCTTGCAGTCAGCATTATTATCGGGACTTTGCTGTACCTTCTTATCTCGCGACATACTTCCCATCCGTCCATCTTAGGCATCATCACATCAAGTATTATCAAAGATATACTCTTATCAGCAAAAAACTTGTCTATAGCTTCCATTCCATCACCGGCCTCTTCCACTTCATACCCGGCTTTTATCAGGAAATCACTGACAAGTTTTCTCATTCTGCTTTCATCATCTACTACTAAAATCTTAAGTTTATCCATTCCCTTAGTCAGACCTCTTTTACGGGTCTTCGCCTCCTTTGTATACTATACAGGGCTCACAACGACCATATATATAGTATACCCTTTATATGTCTTTTTTGTGAAAAGATAAAAATCCTCCCTCAAACGTTTATATACAAATCACTCCTCTTCAGAAGAGCTTCTAAAATCCTTCTTTGATTCAATTCCAAGTTCTTTCTCTTTTTCCTTCACTGCCTTCTCTCTCTCAGCAAGCTCCTCTTCCCAGGCTTCATACTCATCGGTTATAGTTTCTTTATAATTAAGCACAGTAGTTGAACTGTTACTAGCAGCTATGAGGAACATCGCAATTACAAGGATTATCAGGAATATATTTAGAAAAAGAGAATACTGCAAAAATTTGGGGCTTTTCTTTTTCTCCGGTTTTTCTTTAACAATTTCCTTCGGAACATAATCATCAGGAGAAGTTGTATGTGTATAGATATGCTTTAGTTCTATAGATGGCATATCAGACAGATCCCCTCCCTGGAGCATGACCTGACGACGCAAAAAAGACAGAAAGCTCCATCCAAGAGGCGTTCCAAATACTTTGTTCTGTATAGATTTAGTATAGACTGTTTTAATATTGGCAAGACTGTTCAGTTTGACATGGGACTCCAGATACTCTATTTTTCTGGCATCGACTCTTGCTTTGTCTGCGTCTTCTTTGGTCTTAAACAAAAAGCCGCCAACATCAAGTGCATCATCAGTCTCTACAGGATCATTCTTAGCAGGCTCAGTATTTTTATCTGGAATTATATTGTCTCGCAAATCTGCCATTGCAGCCTCCTGAAGATACACAATAACCCATTTTTCGCAAAATCATTATCCCCTCAGCAGCTAATTTTTTTGGGGGGATGTATTTCCATGTACAAATACAGGATGTATTTAGTACATGTATGGAAATACATGGATGTATTTCCATGTACTTCACTCTTCTATTTCGGCAGAAAATCCAATAATATCAAGATTTTATTTTGTTTTATCCAGGATTTGCTTCAAACATACAATAAATAAGTTCTTGTTATCTGACTCAAACTTCGCACTTGCCAAACATACGCCACCCTCTGAGGCAGCGCCGATGCGGGTAGTTTATAATGCATTTTCATATCTTTTGAAGGTGTTATAAAATTCAGGAGCATGAGAGATGGATTTTTATATTCTTCTTAGGGTCTGCATGTCTGAGCGAAGCGAGTTTCAGACCCTAGAATATAAAAATCCAGATATCATGCCCTGAATTATAACACCTTCAAGATATGAAAATGCATTATAAACTATCCGCATCGGCGTTGCCTCAGAGGGTGGCGTATGTTTGGCAAGTGCGAAGTTTCTGTTATCTGAGTGTAATCAAGTCAATAAAACAAAAAAGATTTTATTGCCGGATCAAAGTCCAGACAATAAAATCCTTTTTATTTTTATAAATACTTATTTCAAATCTACCACTTCGGCAGTGAAATATCCTCAAAGAAGCTTTTTAACTTGCTCTCATCCCTGATCACGAATAATC encodes:
- a CDS encoding sensor histidine kinase, with protein sequence MSDNNKNKIKRPLRRDFMLIFAVLLIGMVGGVLLFNNILLEKYYINDKANVITIAYESVNDAMNSGDITSDSFNIELMRICERYNIDVIVADENSNIVKSSSPDYFYLQKKLWANMLGLSEYSDNPTILIQKDDYILQIDTDARTDTDYMEMFGFLDNGNVFMIRSALEGIKDSVRISNTFMTYVAIGILLIGALLSFFLARRITKPISKLTEISNRMKELDFDAKYTSKHKNELDLLGENINELSETLEKTIRELKTANLELKKDIETKEKIDKMRSEFLANVSHELKTPIALIQGYAEGLQDGIADDDPESREFYCDVIVDEAGKMNKMVKQLMTLNELEFGKNNYNLERFDIVAVIQNYLKSADILAKQKDVTVQIEDSEPIYVWADEFKVEEVLQNYYSNALNHIDGDRIIKIKFKKGDGVVRVSVYNTGDPIPQDSIEHLWEKFYKVDKARTREYGGSGVGLSIVKAIMDSMGQRYGVVNCEKGVEFWFELETC
- a CDS encoding response regulator transcription factor produces the protein MDKLKILVVDDESRMRKLVSDFLIKAGYEVEEAGDGMEAIDKFFADKSISLIILDVMMPKMDGWEVCREIRRYSKVPIIMLTARSDERDELQGFELGVDEYISKPFSPKILVARVSAILRRSSQTSNEDSIEEGGIVINKSAHIASIDGTPIELSFKEFELLTYFLENKGIALSRENILNNVWNYDYFGDARTIDTHVKKLRAKLGDKGDMIKTIWGMGYKFEV